TAGCCTTCGGGGGCAGCCACGCTGATGAGATACTCCCCCTGTAACAGCTGGTCAAAGCATGTATACCCCCGCTCCTGGGGCGTGGGGTTTTGGATATTCGTGGCGATTCCACCGGAGGGAGTCTCAGCCGTCAACGACACGCTCCCCAGACGGTTGCTGATGCTGATCTCGCCTCCCTGGATTGATGGCTCAGTCTCCTGGCGCATCGAATCACCATTGACGTCGTTATAAAGCAACACACAGAGTATCCCCCAACCGGGAGGCGCGGTTGGTGAAGGGGTTACGGGTGCCTGGGTGGGCAAGACACCCGGAATCGCAGTTGGGCCTGAGGGGCCAGCATATCCAATCAGGTAAGACTCGCCCGGGATAATGATATCGTTTTTCAACAATGGGTTCAGCTTGCGGAATTCATCAACGGTTATCCCACTGATGGCTGCGATACGCCAAACGGTATCGTTCTCCTGGGCAATATAGATGATCTTCCCATCCGGTCCAGGGGTGGGCGTGGGGAACACCGTCAGCTGAGCCAAGGGGGCTGCCAGGGTATGGTAGCTCTGGGCGAAGATCAGGAGGATTAGCCCAGCCAGGCTCACGGTAAACAGGAATTTTTTTAACATAACGAAATAGAATTATACATGATTAGGCTTTTTCTTGCCTGAACCCGCTGATGCGGAATCTGACACAACCATCCGGGCAGAGACATTCCATTTCCTGTGAATTACGAGCGCCCAGGTATCTCAGGTCACCCTCGCAACGGATAATTTCCATTAGCGGAAATATCTTTATAAACGATGATGGACAAAATCCTGCCGGTGTGCTGTATTCACATAGGAAGATATCACCTGGCTCTAAGCCTATTCGGCATTCCTCAGCCTTATTCTCCTTGCCCACTTTTAATACTTCGATTTTGAACTGCCAATCTTCTGGATACCATTTTTTCATTTGCGTCTCTCCAGGAATTGGATTCCTGCAATCGCCTGTCATTCAATTCATTATATGCCGAATTTCAGGTCAAACCAATCATCCTCTGAGATATTGGTTTTTTACCATTCAATGAATTGTCGAAAGAGGATATTCCCGTTCTAAACCACGAAATCTTATTGGTTGATATAATATGGGTTAGCAGATCATTGTGAAACCTGTTGCTTTGATAGCATGCTGATACCCGTCTATGCCTACCCGATAATAATAAATAGTGAAAGCTGATCACCTGAATAAAAATATTTCCTAGAACATTAGCAGAAATATAAAAAGAGGAGAGTGTTCCATGCTTTACGGAAGTGCCGGGAAAATTCTACACGTCGACCTTACCAAAGGAAAAATTAGCATCGAGCAACCAGGTGAGGATTTTTATAAGACCTACATTGGCGGCAGTGCTATGGGGATTTATTACCTTTATAAAAATACCCCAGCGGGTGCCGACCCTTTGGGGCCTGAGAACACTCTGGCCTTCATGATCTCACCTACCACAGGGGTCTCAATCAGCGGGCAAAGTCGCATGAATGTCACTGCCAAGAGCCCAGAGACCGGGTTGATCGGTGACAGCCAGGTGGGTGGGTTCTTCCCCGCAGAATTAAAATTCACCGGCTTTGATGGTGTGGTGTTCACGGGTAAATCTCCCAAGCCAGTCTATCTGTGGATCCACGATAATGAGGCAGAGCTGCGTGATGCATCCCACCTGTGGGGAAAAATCACCGGCGAAGTGCAGAGGACCATCCGAGATGAGCTTGGCGATGCCAAGATCGAAGTAGCGCAGATCGGGCCGGCAGGTGAAAAATTGGTACGCTTTGCCGCTATCATGAACATG
Above is a genomic segment from Anaerolineales bacterium containing:
- a CDS encoding TIGR04076 family protein produces the protein MTGDCRNPIPGETQMKKWYPEDWQFKIEVLKVGKENKAEECRIGLEPGDIFLCEYSTPAGFCPSSFIKIFPLMEIIRCEGDLRYLGARNSQEMECLCPDGCVRFRISGFRQEKA